A portion of the Elephas maximus indicus isolate mEleMax1 chromosome 13, mEleMax1 primary haplotype, whole genome shotgun sequence genome contains these proteins:
- the MESD gene encoding LRP chaperone MESD, with protein sequence MAACSWARAVVVLLCASDLLLLLLLPPGACAAGDPPGAPGEATPPPRKKKDIRDYNDADMARLLEQWEKDDDIEEGDLPEHKRPSAPVDFSQIDPSKPESILKMTKKGKTLMMFVTVSGSPTEKEMEEITGLWQGSLFNANYDVQRFIVGSDRAIFMLRDGSYAWEIKDFLVSQDRCADVTLEGQVYPGKGGGSKEKNKTKQEKSKKKKEGEPKSWTSKEDNRARNKREDL encoded by the exons ATGGCGGCCTGCAGCTGGGCGCGCGCGGTCGTGGTCCTGCTCTGTGCCTCTGACctcctgttgctgctgctgctaccgccTGGGGCTTGCGCCGCTGGGGACCCGCCCGGAGCACCCGGCGAGGCCACCCCACCCCCCCGGAAGAAGAAGGATATTCGCGATTACAACGATGCGGACATGGCGAGGCTCCTGGAGCAGTGGGAG AAAGATGATGACATCGAAGAAGGAGATCTTCCAGAGCACAAAAGACCCTCAGCACCTGTCGACTTCTCACAGATTGATCCAAGCAAGCCTGAAAGCATACTGAAAATGAccaaaaaagggaagaccctgaTGATGTTTGTCACTGTCTCGGGAAGCCCCACTGAGAAGGAGATGGAGGAGATCACTGGCCTGTGGCAGGGCAGTCTGTTCAATGCCAACTACGATGTCCAGAG GTTTATTGTGGGATCCGACCGTGCTATCTTCATGCTTCGTGACGGGAGCTATGCCTGGGAGATTAAAGACTTCTTGGTCAGTCAAGACAGGTGTGCTGATGTAACTCTGGAGGGACAGGTATACCCTGGCAAAGGAGGAggaagcaaagagaaaaataaaaccaagcaagagaagagcaaaaagaagaaggagggaGAGCCGAAGTCTTGGACTTCAAAGGAAGACAATCGAGCTAGGAATAAAAGAGAAGACCTGTAG